A window of Costertonia aggregata contains these coding sequences:
- a CDS encoding zinc ribbon domain-containing protein, with product MAKKAEATVEEKLRALYDLQLIDSRVDEIRNVRGELPLEVEDLEDDVLGLKTRMDKLKTDVETINFEIGAKKNLIEESKALIKKYAEQQKNVRNSREFNSISKELEFQELEIQLAEKNIKEFKAQIEQKKEVIAETKERLAEREAHLKHKKSELDAILAETEKEEKALLEKSEKFQKDIEERLVKAYNRIRNNVKNGLAVVPIERGASGGSFFTIPPQVQVEIASRKKIITDEHSGRILVDPTLAEEEQEKMEKMFAKL from the coding sequence ATGGCAAAAAAAGCAGAAGCAACGGTAGAAGAAAAATTAAGGGCATTGTACGACTTACAATTAATTGATTCTAGAGTTGATGAAATACGCAATGTGCGTGGTGAGCTTCCTTTGGAAGTTGAGGATCTTGAAGACGATGTTCTAGGATTAAAGACTAGAATGGATAAATTAAAGACCGATGTTGAGACCATAAATTTTGAAATTGGTGCAAAAAAGAACCTCATTGAGGAATCAAAGGCTTTGATCAAGAAATATGCCGAGCAACAAAAGAATGTTCGCAATAGCCGTGAATTTAACTCTATAAGCAAGGAATTGGAATTTCAAGAGCTTGAAATCCAACTGGCAGAAAAAAACATTAAGGAATTCAAGGCCCAAATAGAACAAAAGAAAGAAGTTATCGCCGAAACCAAAGAACGTTTGGCAGAACGAGAGGCGCACCTAAAGCACAAAAAAAGTGAGCTGGATGCCATTTTAGCAGAAACCGAAAAAGAAGAAAAGGCACTGTTAGAAAAATCCGAAAAGTTTCAAAAAGATATTGAGGAGCGCTTGGTAAAAGCGTATAATCGCATTAGAAACAACGTAAAGAACGGTCTAGCGGTCGTTCCTATTGAAAGGGGAGCCTCTGGTGGTTCATTCTTTACCATTCCTCCTCAGGTACAGGTTGAGATTGCTTCACGTAAAAAAATAATTACCGATGAGCATAGTGGTAGAATTTTGGTTGACCCTACCTTGGCTGAAGAAGAGCAAGAAAAAATGGAAAAAATGTTCGCTAAATTATAG
- a CDS encoding DUF4174 domain-containing protein: protein MGQAFSDYKWKNRILLLVDSVKTDILTSQLEQFGKLEDEIQERDLIVFLVLKDRVALPNGKNSKIRAKEIYDVFDIESTFKGVALLGKDSGLKFKESFTVKPQRIFDFIDSMPMRKSEMKHDD from the coding sequence ATGGGACAAGCCTTTTCGGACTATAAATGGAAGAATAGGATTTTACTTTTGGTAGATAGTGTTAAAACCGATATCCTTACCTCTCAGCTTGAACAATTCGGCAAACTTGAAGACGAAATACAGGAAAGGGACCTAATTGTTTTCCTAGTATTAAAAGACAGGGTTGCCCTACCCAATGGCAAAAATTCTAAAATAAGAGCAAAAGAAATATACGACGTATTTGATATTGAATCAACCTTTAAAGGCGTTGCACTCTTGGGAAAAGATAGTGGTCTTAAGTTCAAAGAGAGCTTTACGGTAAAACCGCAACGCATTTTTGATTTTATAGATAGCATGCCCATGCGAAAATCCGAAATGAAACACGATGACTAA